TGCTCCGAATGATTTCGAATTTGTCTGTTGCGGCTTTTTTCACCACAATAATACTTCGGCTATCGGTAACGAAGCCTTCAAGTAATTTGGCAGGATATTGATTGATTGTAAATAGCGGTTCTTCCTGGGTAAGTCCCCAAACCGGTGAGGCAAATTTATTTCTAATTGTATCGCCCACTTCTCCATACCATAACTGATCGTCAATGATTATGGAAATTGTATTTGTTTTACCGGATACTGGCTGGGATTGTCTTTCGTTTTTAAAACACGAAATCAGCACGAATGGTAATAGTAACAAAAAAAAATGGGTTTTATTCATTTTATTAATTTATGAAATAAAACCCAAATTTAAATAAGATTTTTTATTATCCGTTTATTTTAAGCTTCATTCCGGGTTTAATATCTCCATCTTTAATATTATTCCATTTTTTAATATCTGAAATGGTTATTCCAGGATATTTTTTTGAAATACTATATAATGAATCTCCTTTTTTAACGTAATAATCTTCTCCTAAGCTTTTTGCAGAAGCTGCTTTTTTCTTAAACGGATCGATATTATTTACTACTACAGCCGTTGAAACATTGTTTCCTTCAACAACAGTAACAATTTTAGAGATAACTAATGTTTTTCCTAATCCAACATTGTTTGATGTTAGATTGTTAAGATCTTTTAGGTCCGCAACAGTCGTACCAAATTTTTTGGCAATGCTGCCTAAATTATCTCCGGCAACTACAACATATTCCTGATTTACTGTGTTTGATTTTTCATTCTCATCAGAAGATGCAATTGCTGTTTCTGTATTTTTATCAACTACAGGATTAGATTTTATGTCTTCAGTATTTTTAGCAATTGGATCAACATCTGATTTAATCTTTAATGTTCTTCCTAATGCAACTGCATTTGATTTAAGATTGTTCCACTTTTTTAAGTCTGCAACATTTACATTATACTTTTCAGCAATGGTACTTAAATTATCACCTTTTCTAATTTTGTATAACTGAATATCTTTAGCCAGTTCTGGTTTCTCTTTTGCAAAAGGTTTTCCTTTTGGAGCTACTTTTAATGCTAATTGTGCAGGAAGAGTTCTTCTTTGTGATTGATAAGCAACGTAATTATAGATCTTATCTTCGTTTGAAGCAAATGTGGCAATTTTATCTTTCGGTAAACGCAAGAAATGCGGTTCTCCCTGATAATAAGGCACAACATTTAATTTATAAGATGGATTTAAAAGTTGTATCTGAGCTTGTGGCATGTCTAACAAATCTGCGATTTGTTTGAATGTCATTTCTCTTTTAATATTGATTGTGTCAGTTTCAAAATTTTTAACGACTGCTCTTTCCGGGTTAATTCCGTGTTCTTTATGATATTCAAAAAGATACATTGTTGCTAAGAAAGCTGGAACATAACCTTGTGTTTCTTTTGGAAGATAATTGCGGATGTCCCAGTAGCTTGTTTTTCCGCCAGAGCGACGAATTGCTTTTGTAACATTTCCTGGTCCTGAATTATAAGATGCTAAAACCAGTTCCCAATCGCCAAAGATGTTATACATCTTGGTCATATATTCTGATGCTGCGGCTGTAGCTTTAAGTGGATCGCTACGTTCGTCTATATAAGAATCAATTTTAAGTGCGTATTGTTTTCCGGTTCCGTACATGAATTGCCAAAGTCCGGTGGCGCCCATTTTAGAAACTGCTTTAGGGTTTAAAGCAGATTCTACAACGGCTAAATATTTAATTTCTAAGGGAACATTTTGTTTGGCAAAAGCGTCCTCAAAAATTGGGAAATAATATTCTGATAAAGCCATTAATCGAGAAAACGATTTTTTACGATTCTTAAGAAATGACTTTATTATATTTTCTAATCCTTGATTGTATTCAATCTCAAAGGGTGATTTCTCATTCATCGCCGTAAGTCGTTGTTTGAGCAACTCTGTTGGCAATTCTTCATCAACGGTAACGTCTGTGTTGATGGTTTGAATGTCTTTTGTCAGATCGTCATAGATATCTAAACTTGTTAATTCTTTCATCCAAAGACTGTCTACTCGAGTAGCAACATCATCTTTTTTGAAAGTACTTTTAACTGAATCCAGATAAGATAACTTTACTTCTGGTTTAATTTCTACTGTTGATGTTGTTGGAACTACCTGTGCAAACATCGACATCGAAAAAAAAGCGGAAACCACTATTGATATTTTTTTTACAATCATATAACATTTTTTTAAAATCCTATAATTCAAATAATTACAGAAGTCTTACTTTTGCAAACTTAAACAGATTAACGATGAAAAATACGCAAAAAAATGTTAATTGTGATATTTTAGTCTAAAATCGCGGCGATTCCAGGTAAAACTCTTCCTTCTAACATTTCTAGCATTGCCCCGCCACCAGTGGAAACGTAGCTCATTTTGTCTTCAAAACCAAACTGTTTTACTGCTGCAACTGAATCTCCTCCACCAACTAGTGAAAAAGCTCCGTTTTGAGTAGCTTCTGCGATATAATCACCTAATGCAATTGTTCCTTTAGAGAAAGTTTCCATTTCAAAAACTCCTAATGGACCATTCCATAAGATAGTTTTTGATTCTAAAATTACTTTCTTGAAGTTCTCTAAAGATTTAGGACCTGCGTCAAGACCTTGCCATCCGTCAGGAATTTCTCTTACGTCAACCACTTGTGTATTTGCTGTATTTGAGAAATCATCTGCTGCAATTACGTCAACCGGAATGTGAATTTGTACTCCTTTTTCTTTAGCTAATCTTAAAATTTCAAGTGCTAATTCTTGTTTATCATCTTCACAGATAGAATCTCCAATTTTACCACCCAATGCTTTAACAAATGTAAATGTCATACCACCACCAATGATCATATGATCTACTTTGTCAAGTATGTTTTCGATAACTGTAATTTTCGAAGAAACTTTTGATCCTCCTAAAACTGCTGTTACTGGTTTTTCACTGTTTTTAAGAACTTTATTTAAACTTTCAATTTCTTTAGCCAATAATGTTCCGAAACATTTTTCTGTTGGAAAAAATTGTGCAATAATTGTAGTCGAAGCGTGTGCTCTGTGTGCTGTTCCAAATGCATCGTTCACATAGATATCTCCAAGTGACGCTAATTCTTTTGCAAAAGCAACATCTCCAGCTTCTTCTTCTGCATGAAAACGTAAATTTTCTAATAATAAAACTTCTCCTGGTTGTAAATTTTTAGCAGCGGTTTGAGCTACTTCTCCAACACAGTTTTCAGCAAACTTAACCTGAACTCCTAAAATTTCAGAAGCTGTTTTTAAAATGTGTTTTAATGAATATTTTTCTTCAGCACCTTTTGGTCTTCCTAAATGCGACATCAAAATTACACTTCCGCCTTGAGCTAAAATTGCATCAATTGTAGGCTTTGCAGCTTCGATACGTGTTGCATCTGTTACATTAAAATTCTCATCCAGTGGCACATTAAAATCAACACGGATAATTGCTTTTTTATTTTTAAAATCGAAATCGTTTAAAGTTTTCATTTTGATAATTTTTTAATTTTTCTGATAGAAAAACAAATATAGAACTTTTAGAGTAGTAATAAATTTGAAAAATCTAAAAATAATATACCATTAACAACGAAAACGTTGTAATTTATGAAAATAAACAAATTAAGTATTAAAATTGCTAAAAATGCTTACAGATCTAATTAATCGTGAACCGGACCTTGCGTACAAGGACAGTTACTAATAGATTGTAAGAAATCGAATCCGATAGTTATTACGTGTGTACCGGTATTGTAAGCTCCAAGATCATTGAACATTACCTGATATGAATATCCAAAATAAAATTTAGATTTCATGAATCCGGCCATTGGTCCAACTGATAATGGTTTTGGAAACTGGTCGTTTAGGAAACGATATGAAACTCCTATCCAATAATAATCTTCGTAACGATTGTAACGTCTGTACTTAAAGTTTAAATCGGTTGAAGATCGTTTATCACTGGCAAAGTATTGAAAATACACTGATGGTTCATATTCAATACGACTGTTCTCTTTATCTCTAAAAGTAAAACCTGAATAAACCTGATAATTAGAAAGCAGATTAGGCTCTACTCCTCTGTACTTAGTTGTATTTTTCTTTAAGACGTTATTCGCATTAAAACTTACAAAAAAGTCTTTATTACGGTACAAAGCACTAATATCAAAGTTATTATTTGCATTATAACGATTATCTGTAACACTTGGATCAATTACAGGATGTTCGTATGGATCTGTGTTAAACTCATCTGTATCGATTTTGAACGTATTAAAGTTGTACGAAATTCCAAATGACAAATACTGTTTTGAATAGTAATCCAGAATAATATGATGTGCAAAAGAAACTTTAGCACCGGTTTGTCTTGTATATCCGTTTTTATCATTGTAAAGCGAGATACCAACACCAGAACGGTCCAAAACTCTAAAATCGACATATAGCGATTGATTCTCTGGTGCATCTTTTATTCCAACCCATTGGGTTAATCCATTAGCTCTAATCCTAAGATTATCACCAATACCTGCATATGCAGGAGAAAGCACAAAAGGGTTATCAGCCAAATACTGGGTAAACACTGGTAGGTTTAACTCTTGGCTGTAACTTGTTGTTACAGCCATGAGTACTAAGGATAAAATTAATTTTTTCATTGTAATAATTTTTTTAGATAACATCATAGGGGCTATTATTTTGTTATCTGTATAAAGTGAAATGTCCAACAAACTCTCTTGCATCTTTCTCGTCATTTAGTTTAAGAACATACCAGTAATCACCTGAAGGTAATTCTTCGCCATTGTATCTACCATCCCATTTTTGACCGTAGTGGTATTTAGCGATTTCACGTCCGTATCTGTCGAAAATTGAGAATATTAAATTTGTATAAATGTTTGTACATCCAGGTCCCCATCCAGTATAGTAAGTACCGTCTGGTGTGAAATAATTAGGTAAACATACATCTACATACTTAACATTTATAGTTTTCTTGTCTGTACAACCGTTTTTATCTCTTACCGTGATAGTGTAATCATCTGTTTTATAGATCGTGAATTTATTTTCAGAACTAAAGTTGATACCATCTATACTGTATTCATAATCTCCGCTTCCGCCAGTAGCTGTTGCTGTGATCACGTTCCAAACACCTTTCTCTTCAGATAATGTTAATACTAACGGATTAACAACTTTTATAATAAAACTTGTATCTGCAGTACATCCGTTTGTATGTCTCACTTTGATTGTGTGATTACCCGGAGTAAGACCTGTAAAGATGTTATTCATTTGCCATGGACCACCGTCTAAACTGTAATCAATCTCAGAATGATCTCCGTCATAACCAGGATCTACTGTTACCATATTTGAAGCTGCATTGTTCACACAGTCATAGTTAACTTCGTTCGTTGGTTTAAGCGTTACTGCTTCATCCATTGCGATGTCTACCTGACCGTTACAACCTGATGCATCTACGAAGTAAACAATATGAAGACCTCCTGACAGATTATCGAAATCAAATGTTGTCTGACCTGCAGTACCTTTAACAAATGGTCCTGTTTCAGAATCAATACTTACACTATAATCTAATGTACCTCCTGAAAGTATAATACTAAATGCACCATCTTTCTCACCTGCACATGTTTCTGGGAATAAAGTACCATCTACTAATGCTCCTGTTAATGGCGCTGGTTCTTTTACTTCAACATCTTTGATGAAAATATAACATTCATTTTCGTCTTGAACTAATACATCATAGAAACCTGGTTTCAAGTTTTCAAATACGTTTTTGTCAAAGAACTGTCTGAATTCAGGTTCGATAGCATATTTATATACTCCTGTTCCACCTGCCGCATTTACAGTAATTTTTCCATTATTGAAACCATTACATGTAACATTTGTTGGTATCGCTTCAGCTGATAATACAATGTTAGGTTCTGATATTTCAACTACTGCTGAGTTCAATGAACAATCAGAACTTTCTAGTTTTACTATGTATTTTCCAACTGGCAATCCAGTAAATACTCCCGGAGTAACCTGTGCTGGTGCTGGCGTAATAGCTACTCCAGCAGCGTCTAGCAATGTATAAACATAGTTTCCTAAACCTCCAGTTGCTATAGCTGTAATTGTACCTTCGGCACTTCCTTTACATTTGATATCTACATCTACAAGAGTTGTAAAATCTAATTTTGGCACTACCGGAACGTTAACGATGTTTGATACAGTGCTAACGCAACCACTTTGGTCTTTTACAAAATATTGGTAGTCTTTACTTACAGTTGTTTTTGGCAATGTAATATCTATACTTCCATTAAATGAAGCTGAGTAATTTATTCCGTCTTCACTATAGTAATATGGTGCATTTCCACCAGTAACTGTAAGTTTCAAGATTGGTACTAATTGACATGTTTCATTTCTAGATATCGCTAACGAAGGTTTTACTTCTGTTGGCTGATCAATTACTACTTTGTTAGAAATTGCTTCACAAGTCCAGGTATCTTTTGCAGTTACTGTATAAGTTCCTGCTTTTAATCCTGTAAATTGATTAGTTCCTTGCGATTGTCCAACGATTACAGTTCCATCAGCTAATACACCGTTTAATGTATAAGTATAATTTCCTGAACCTCCAGTTACTAAGTCAATAGTCACAACTCCGTTCTCATTATCAAAACAAGTTAACATTGGTGTTGCACTTATCTGAATAGCTATTGGTTTTGGGTTTGTCAATTTAGCATCAACAAATGCTTCACAACCACGGCTGTCTTTAACAAAAACAGTATAATCTCCTGCTGTTAAATTCTCAAATACTGGTGAAGTACTATAAGCTTTTACAATTGTTGCACCTAATCTTAACTCATATAAATAGTCACCTGGCCATCCTCCTGTTGCTGATGCAGTTATCACACCATCTTTATTACCTGCAAGACAAGTAATCTCTGATTGTGTTTTAGTTGCTACTAAAGCAGCTGCTGCCTGATCTATCGTAAATGTATTTGTTACCGTACAAGAAGGACCGTTAATATCGATCAATGTAGCTGAAACTGTATACACTCCCGCTTTTAATCCTGAAACCAAAATTGGTCCCGCAGAAGTTGTCGTTCCAGAACTTGGTACCGGACCTGTAATTACATAAGTAAATGGTCCTGCGTCATTTGTTGGAACTAATTGGTTATCAACAAAAGTCAAATTAACACTTCCGTCTGCATCTCCATAACATAATTCGTCTTTCAATGGTTTAACATCAATCTTGAAAGTGTTTGGATCAGATATATAATGGTAATCAGTTATTGTACAACCTGTTGTTGGGTTGAAGACAGTAATTTGATAGTTACCAATTGCTAAGTCTTTGAATAATCCTGTTGAATTAGTTTCACTAAAGACTGTTCCGTTTACTCCAGTTAGCGTATAGCTTAGTGAAGTTGGTGTACCTCCTGTTGTCGCAACAGAAACCTGAATTGTTTGGTTTGCAAGACAAGTAATTGGTTTAACAATTGCCACATTAACTTTATCCATTGTTATGAATGAGTCAATAATAATTGGAGTTGTCCAAGAACCTTCACAACCTTTATCATCAAATACTCTTACGGTATAAGAACCACCTGCAAGATTAAATTCTGTATAAGTATTAGAATCAGTGTTTTGAACCACTACTCCGTTTCTACTAAACTCATAACGAACATATTTTCCAGAACCTTCAACAACTGAATTAACAGTAATTGTTGCGAAGTTTACTGTGTTTGAACCTGTTGTACATTTGAATGATGTCACAACCGGAGCATTCACCACAATCGCTTTAGGCTGTTTGATTCGTTTATCTACCTGAGCATGGCAACCTCTTCCTGAAGTAACCAATACTGTGTAATCTCCAGCTTCAAGGTTATCAAATACATTTGATTCCTGAGGACCTTTACTTACTGCAGTACCACCAACAGTAGTTCCTGTTAAAGTATAAGTATAAACCGGATTGTCATTTACTCCATCTTTAACCGGATCAAGGTTAACGATAATTAATCCATCAGAACCTCCATTACAAGAAACATCGTTACCAGTTAAACTTAAACCTGTAATTTCTGTTGCTTTTTTCAATTCAACAATTACAGTATCTGTACAACCATACACAAGGTCTCTTACTAAAATTGTATGAGTTCCTGCAGGCATATTGCTGAATGTCGCAGTAGTTCCAACCACAACCGGGATATAAGCCGCAGAAGAATATTTGTAACTTCCTGAACCTCCCGTCGCTTTAGCGATTATAATTCCGTCTTGGAAATCACAACTTGGTAAAGCTTTAGTTTCTACTTGTAAATCTAAAGCGCCTTCAATAACAACCGCTGCATTTACAGTTGTTGTACATCCGTTAGCATCTTTTACTGTAATGTCATAAGATCCTGGAGCTGTTACAACAAATTTAGGATCTGTTTGGAAATTACCTCCAATACTATATTGTAACGGAGCTACTCCTGAAGCCGAAACTATAAATTCATATGTTCCTGCCGGACTTGCACATTGGCTTGTAACACTTGCAGTAATAGCACTTGGTAGTGGATCTACTGAAATAGTTTGCTGTTGTGCAGCTGGTGAACATCCGTTAAGATCTTTCACATAAACATCCCAAACCAGATCTGTACCATTGTTAGTATCAACCACAATTTTGTTATCTGCGCTGAAAGTTGTTGGAGCTGGTCTACCTGCAACAACCGCTGCATAACTGTAAGCCTGTGTTCCACCTGTAGCAGTTACAGTAATCGTCGCATTTTTATTGTCACAACTAATATTTGTTGCAACAGTACTAAATGTAAGCGCTGCACTTGGTTGTTTGATTTCAAAATCAACTACACTGTCTGTACATCCAGAAGTTCTGTCAGTTACTGTGAAAGTATATTTACCGGCAGTTAATCCAGTGTATGTAATAACATCACCTGTTTGTGTAAATGTTCCATTATTTGGAATTAATCCAAAATCATAATTATTAGCTGTAATATAATTACTTACTGTAAATGCAATTGATCCTGTTGATCCTGCATTACATAATACATCACTTAATAATTGAGCTTCAACATTAATTTCACTTGCTTTTTTAACAATAATCGAATTTGTTGTGCTACAACCATTAGCATCTGTAACTTCTATTACATATGTATCAGGTAATAAACCAGCAAAACTATTTACTGCACTTGGTACGGTCGCTGAAGCTGCCGGACTAATTATAGCATATTTATATGGTGCAACTCCTCCAACAATAGTTGTTGGATCTACAGAAATTGTTGTCACACCACCTGCAGTTTTACAGTAAATTGGTGTTGCAGCAATAACAAATTTAGTAGGTGGAGTATAAGGAACAACTGTTGCTGATCCTGAAGCTCTACAACCATTAAAGTCTACTACTACATAATTAATTGTTCCTGAAGCATTCATTGTATGAACTGGAGAACTTCCAAAAGTTACTCCATTATCAAAACTATAGCTGTATGGTGATGTACCATCAGTAGCTGTTAATGTGATGAAAGCATCTTGTGCAGTATTTGTTGTACTACATGTAAATGGTGTTACCACATTTGATACTTTCAATGTCTCAGGCTCGTTGATTGTAACATCAACCGGAAGCGATGGACATTTTTTTGCATCTCTAACTACGATAGAATAAGTACCTGCTTTTAATCCAGGGAAAACATTCAATGAACTAAATGTACCTCCATCAATACTGTATTCATAAGGCGCAACTCCATTTGAAGCTGTAACAGTTATACTACCGTTAGAATCTCCTTTACATCTTACATCAATCTGAGTAGTTGTAAATGTTGAAGTTGTAATTGGTGTAATAACTACTGGTATAGAAACTGCATCACATTGACCATCATTAACTTTGAACGTATAAGTTCCTGCTACTGTTGGTTTGTAAGGCGATGTAACCGTAGTATAAGCACCTCCATCTTTAGACACTTGGAAAGTAGGATATATTCCTGTTCCCTGAGTTGCCAATAATGTAATTGTAGCATCATTTGTTGTACAATTCAAATCTTGTACAAGTGTTGCTTGTAATAACAATTCTTGTTTTAATGTATATTTCGCATGTGCAATACAACCATTTCCGTCTTTAATATAGAAGTCGTAAGTTCCTGGTGCATTCAATGT
This genomic window from Flavobacterium sp. 9 contains:
- a CDS encoding type IX secretion system membrane protein PorP/SprF gives rise to the protein MKKLILSLVLMAVTTSYSQELNLPVFTQYLADNPFVLSPAYAGIGDNLRIRANGLTQWVGIKDAPENQSLYVDFRVLDRSGVGISLYNDKNGYTRQTGAKVSFAHHIILDYYSKQYLSFGISYNFNTFKIDTDEFNTDPYEHPVIDPSVTDNRYNANNNFDISALYRNKDFFVSFNANNVLKKNTTKYRGVEPNLLSNYQVYSGFTFRDKENSRIEYEPSVYFQYFASDKRSSTDLNFKYRRYNRYEDYYWIGVSYRFLNDQFPKPLSVGPMAGFMKSKFYFGYSYQVMFNDLGAYNTGTHVITIGFDFLQSISNCPCTQGPVHD
- the pgk gene encoding phosphoglycerate kinase; amino-acid sequence: MKTLNDFDFKNKKAIIRVDFNVPLDENFNVTDATRIEAAKPTIDAILAQGGSVILMSHLGRPKGAEEKYSLKHILKTASEILGVQVKFAENCVGEVAQTAAKNLQPGEVLLLENLRFHAEEEAGDVAFAKELASLGDIYVNDAFGTAHRAHASTTIIAQFFPTEKCFGTLLAKEIESLNKVLKNSEKPVTAVLGGSKVSSKITVIENILDKVDHMIIGGGMTFTFVKALGGKIGDSICEDDKQELALEILRLAKEKGVQIHIPVDVIAADDFSNTANTQVVDVREIPDGWQGLDAGPKSLENFKKVILESKTILWNGPLGVFEMETFSKGTIALGDYIAEATQNGAFSLVGGGDSVAAVKQFGFEDKMSYVSTGGGAMLEMLEGRVLPGIAAILD
- a CDS encoding LysM peptidoglycan-binding domain-containing protein is translated as MIVKKISIVVSAFFSMSMFAQVVPTTSTVEIKPEVKLSYLDSVKSTFKKDDVATRVDSLWMKELTSLDIYDDLTKDIQTINTDVTVDEELPTELLKQRLTAMNEKSPFEIEYNQGLENIIKSFLKNRKKSFSRLMALSEYYFPIFEDAFAKQNVPLEIKYLAVVESALNPKAVSKMGATGLWQFMYGTGKQYALKIDSYIDERSDPLKATAAASEYMTKMYNIFGDWELVLASYNSGPGNVTKAIRRSGGKTSYWDIRNYLPKETQGYVPAFLATMYLFEYHKEHGINPERAVVKNFETDTINIKREMTFKQIADLLDMPQAQIQLLNPSYKLNVVPYYQGEPHFLRLPKDKIATFASNEDKIYNYVAYQSQRRTLPAQLALKVAPKGKPFAKEKPELAKDIQLYKIRKGDNLSTIAEKYNVNVADLKKWNNLKSNAVALGRTLKIKSDVDPIAKNTEDIKSNPVVDKNTETAIASSDENEKSNTVNQEYVVVAGDNLGSIAKKFGTTVADLKDLNNLTSNNVGLGKTLVISKIVTVVEGNNVSTAVVVNNIDPFKKKAASAKSLGEDYYVKKGDSLYSISKKYPGITISDIKKWNNIKDGDIKPGMKLKING